The Pseudomonas fluorescens genome segment CGGCGGCAGATTGTCCGGTACCTGCACCAGACACGGAATCTGCGTGCGCGCCTCGAATCGCCGCGCCTGCCACTCGATGGCCGAGGCAATCCCGGCATCAAGGATCGGCGGGCGCAATGCCGTCGCCACATCGCGCACCAACTGGAACAACTGGGCGATCAGGCGTTTCATGCTGTTCAGGCGTTCGTTCAGACCCGGATCGAGTTGCGCGTAGGCCAGTTCGCACATCGATGTCTCCAGTTTCAGCACCGTCAGCATCTGCCCCAGTTCATCGTGAACCTCGCGGGCGATGCGCGCCTTCTCTTCTTCCCGCACGCTTTCGAGGTGCGCCGACAGTTCGCGCAGTTGTTCGCGCGATGCCGCCAGCTCCAGCTCGATGCGTTTGCTTTCAGTGATGTCCCAGACAATGCCGTCCCAGACGTAGGTGCCGTCCTCCAGTTGCCGGGTGATGGCCTTGATCTCGGCCCAGCGCTGTTCGCCCTGTCGCGTAAGGATCCTCCCCTGCCACGACCAGTCGCTGTCGGTGTCCAGCGCCTGATCCTGGGTCTGGTGATAAGCGGCCCGGTCATCCGGATGCACCAGACTGCGCAGGCCCATGTCGCGATGGGCGATGGCGGCCGGCGCGTAGCCGACCAGACTCTCGCTGCCCTCGCTGATGTAGGCAAAGTCGATCTGCCCGGTCACCGGCGCCCGCTCCAGGCGGAACACCAGCCCCGGCACGTTGGCGGCGATGCCTTGCAGGCGCGCCTCGCTTTCCTGCAACGCGGCCAGGGCACGTCGGCGTTCGGTCACGTCGGTGAGGTAGACCACCAGATACTCGCTGTCGCGAAAGCGCAGGAAACTCAGCGACACATCCGCCGGCAACACGCTGCCATCGGCTCGCACACAGCTGGTTTCAAAGCTGAGGGGTCCTTCTTCGCTGGCCCGGGCGCGCTTCCACAGGTTGAGCCAGCGATCCATGTGCAGACCGGGTTCGAAGTCGATCAGCGGTCGCTCGATCAGCGCGCCCTGTGGATAACCGAGCATGTGTTCCGCCGCACGGTTGGCGTAGCGCACGTGGCTGTCCCAGTTGACCCAGAGAATGCCGACGGTGCTCTGGTCGATGGAAAACTGGGTCAGGCGCAAGGCCTCTTCACTGGCGGCGCGCAGGGCGATGTCTTCCCGGGCGGCCAGCAGGCGTAACTCGAGGCTGTGTTGCTGACGCCGCTGCCAGACGATGATCGCCGCGCAACTGAGCAGCAACAGGGCCAGCAGCAGGGTCAGGTTCTGCCAGAACCCGGGCGATTCCGAGAACCGTGGGTATTTGGGTTGCAGCCATTGGGTGTGCAGGCGTTCCAGATCTTTCGCCGGGATCGCCCGCAAGGCACTTTCGACGATCCCGGCCAGCTCGGGCCAGTCACGACGGGTGGCGACCCGCAGCAGTTGCGGCAGACCGATGTCGCCGACCACCACCAGCCCGGCAAACTCCGGCTCTGTCGACAGACGCCCCAGTTGCGCTTCATCCACCACGGCGTAAGACGCCTGCTGACTCAACAACAACTGCAACGCCTGACGCTCCAGCGGCACGCCTTGCAGATTCAGATGGGGATAGTTGCCGCGCAAATAATCGGCCGTGACGCTGGGCATGCGTACCGCAACCCGGACCTGAGTGTCGAGTTTTTCCAGCTCCACCGAACCGCTGGCCTTCTGGTCGCTGACCACCAGTTGCGGCACGCGCATGTAGGGATCGGAGAACTGCCAAAGGCGCAGCGCACCCGGCGTCTGGGTCAGACCCGGGGCGAGATCGATCTCACCATCACGTGCGGCGGCTTCAAGCTGCTCCAGGTCTGGAAAATTGCGCCAGCTGAGCTCGATGTCCAGCGCCCTGGCCAGCCATTTCATCAACTCGACGTTGACCCCGGACAAGCGCTGCAGGCGCCGGTCGTATTGCGCGTACGGTGCCTGCAACACCAGGCCGACCCGCAATTCATGGTGCTGCGCCAGCCATTGACGCTCGCTCGCCGACAACTGCGCGACATGACTCGCAGGCGCAGGTGCCGCCCACCCCATCAAGGGAAACGCCAGACAGCCGATAACCCACAGGCAGCAAAACCGCATCATTGACATCTCATAACCTGACAAATTCTGACCAACCCTTTAGGCTGCCGGGATACTTTCTGGCCTGGAATAACCGATGCTCCCTGTCTCTCGCCTGGCAATGCCAGCATTGTGCCTGTCGCTGATCCTGCCTTGTGCGTTTTCCGTCGAAGCCGCCGATCCGGCGCCCGCCCCTTCCGCAGAAAAACCGGCTGAAGAAAAACCGGTCGAACGCCAGCCGCTGCTTGAGCGTAGTCAGGAAGAGGCCTCGGCACTCGAACGCAAAGTCCCGGCGCAGGAACAACAACAGTTGCAGGCCGGCAGCGACACCTTCCTCGCCCTGTGGAAACCGGCCAACACCGCCGAGCCCAAAGGCGCGGTCATCATCCTCCCCAGTGTCGGTGAAACCGCCGACTGGCCCCAGGTGGTCGGCCCGCTACGCCGCAAGCTGCCGGATGCGCAGTGGAACACGCTGAGTATCACCTTGCCCGACCTGCAAAGCGACACCATCGCTCCCCGCGTGATCGAGGCGCCAGCTGCGGCGAAAACCGCCGACTCAGGCAGCAAGGACGCCACCACCGCCCAACCTATCGAACAGGCTGCCGGCGGTGAAGCGGAGGTCGCTGACAAAGTCGTCGCCGAGACCGCCGAAGAACAGTCCAAGGCCGACGCCGAGCGAATCTTCGCCCGCATCGACGCAGCTATCGGCTACGCCGAACAACAGGGCGCGCGCAGCATCGTAGTGCTCGGGCACGGCACCGGCGCCTATTGGGCGGCCCGTTTCCTGAACGAAAAACAGACCGCACAAGTGGAAAAACTGCTGATGGTCGCCGCGCAGATGCCGACCAAGGCCACGCCGGAACTGGCGGAACTGACACCGCTGCTGAAGCTGCCGACCGCCGACATCTTCTATATGGACAAACCTCAGGATCGCAACGCCGCACTGGAGCGCCTGCAGGCCAGCAAGCGCCTGAAGACCACGGCGTTCAGCCAGGTGGCGCTCAAGGCCTTGCCGGACAACAAGGCTGAGCAGGAGCAACTGTTCCGTCGAGTGCGCGGTTGGTTGAATCCGCAAACCCCGGACTGACCGACCACCCAAAAAGATCGCAGCCTGGGCTGCGATCTTTTTTTTCGTCTAGCGGAAATCCCGCCGCTCGCGAATCAAGGTGTAGGCATTGTGCAATTCGCGGGTCTTTTCGGTCGCTTCAAGCACCTGGGCCGGTGTCGCCCCAGTGCCGGCGATCTTGTCCGGATGATGGCGACTGAGCAGACGGCGGTAGGCACGCTTGATCTGCGCCGGTTCGCTGGTTGCCGACACCCCGAGCAGTCGCATCGCATCCTGATAGCTCACGGCCGCACTGACGATCGGACGCTTGTGCGGTTCGTAATCCGCTGCCAGCGCCTGGATCTGGTGAGTCGTCCAGCCCAGCCACTTGCCCCACTGCGCCAGCAGTTCGCGCTCACTGCTACCGGCCCGGCCATCGGCCCAGACCATCCGCCAACAGGCTCGCAATACCCCTTCGGCGGCGTGAGGCTGAGTGCTCAGGCGACGCAGATAACCGCGCAGGCGATCCCCACCGGACTTGCCGCGATTGAACGCGGCAATCGCACGGCGCTGTGCCGGCTCGCTCATGTCCAGCGCGCGCATCTCCTGACGCGCCTGCTGGATATGACCATCGGTGACCCGCCCGTCGCTCTTGGCCAGACGCCCGAGCAGGACGAACAAGAGTTCGTCGTTGCGCAGCACCGGCCGACCGCCGAGTCTTTCCCGCAAATGCCCCCAGCTCTGCAGATGCAGGCGCCGATCCAGCGCCTGCCCCAACAAAGCCCCAAGCATGGCCCCCGGAATGCTGGCGATAGCAAAACCCGCTCCGGCTCCAATCAGAGTCCCTGGCCACAACATATCAGCGACTCGCTTCTATCAAGGATTCGGCTTCAGCCAGCCGCTCGTGCGTGCCGACATCGACCCAGTGACCTTTCAGCCGCTCGCCGGTGACCTGCCCCTGCGCCATGGCTTTACGCAGCAGCGGCGCCAGCTTGAAGGCACCGTCGGTGCAGCCGTCGAACAACTGCGGATGCAGTACGGCAATGCCACTGTAGGTCAGGGTCGCCGCATCGGCCTGGCCATCACGCACCTGGCCGTCGGTCAGGGTGAAATCGCCTGTCGGGTGATGCGCCGGATTGTCCGCCAGCACCAGATGCGCCAGTCCGGTGATCGGCTGGTGCAGCATGCTGAAGTCGTAATCGGTCCAGATGTCACCGTTGACCACCAGGAACGCCTCGTCACCAAGCAGCGGCAAGGCGCGGAAGATACCGCCACCGGTTTCCAGCGGCTCGCCTTCGGGCGAGTAGCGGATGCTCAGGCCGAACTGCGAGCCGTCACCCAGGTAATCTTCGATCTGCTGGCCGAGCCAGGCATGGTTGATCACGATTTCGCTGAAACCTGCCGCCGCGAGGGCCCGCAGGTGGTATTCGATCAATGGCACGCCAGCGGCGCGCACCAGTGGCTTGGGGGTGGTCAGGGTCAGCGGGCGCATGCGCTCGCCTTTGCCTGCCGCCAGAATCATTGCCTTCATGCAGTCACTCCGGCACGCAGGCTGCCCAGCAGCGCCTGCAGTTCTGCAAGCTCGGGACGGCGTGCGATCACCGCATCTATATAGGAGAAGAAGCGTGGCACGTCAGCGAGGTAGCGGGGTTTGCCATCGCGGTGACAGATGCGGGCGAAAATGCCGATGACCTTCAAATGGCGTTGCACACCCATCAGGTCGCTGGCGCGCAGGAAGTCTTCGAAGTCCGGCTGTACCGGAATGTTCAGCGCCGTCGCCTGCCGCCAGTAGCTTTCGAGCCAGCCGCGTACACGTTCTTCAGGCCAGCTGAGGAACGCGTCCTTGAACAGGCAGGTCACGTCGTAGGTCACCGGACCATATACCGCGTCCTGGAAGTCCAGCACGCCGGGGTTCGGCTCGCTGAGCATCAGGTTGCGCGGCATGTAGTCACGGTGCACCAGCACCTTGGGCTGGGCCAGAGCGCTATTGATCAGCAGATCGCTGACCTGTTGCCATTGCTGCTGTTGGGCGGCATCGAACTCGATGCCCAGCTCGCGCTTCACGTACCACTCGGGGAACAGTTCCAGCTCGCGGCGCAACAGCGCGACGTCGTAGCTGGGCAGCGGTGCCACCATCGGCAACTGCTGAAATGCCAACAGCGCCTGCAAGGCGTCGCTGAACAACAGTTCGGCATTTTCGCCATTGATCACGTCGAGATAGGTCTTGTTGCCCAGGTCATTGAG includes the following:
- a CDS encoding PAS domain-containing sensor histidine kinase; the protein is MMRFCCLWVIGCLAFPLMGWAAPAPASHVAQLSASERQWLAQHHELRVGLVLQAPYAQYDRRLQRLSGVNVELMKWLARALDIELSWRNFPDLEQLEAAARDGEIDLAPGLTQTPGALRLWQFSDPYMRVPQLVVSDQKASGSVELEKLDTQVRVAVRMPSVTADYLRGNYPHLNLQGVPLERQALQLLLSQQASYAVVDEAQLGRLSTEPEFAGLVVVGDIGLPQLLRVATRRDWPELAGIVESALRAIPAKDLERLHTQWLQPKYPRFSESPGFWQNLTLLLALLLLSCAAIIVWQRRQQHSLELRLLAAREDIALRAASEEALRLTQFSIDQSTVGILWVNWDSHVRYANRAAEHMLGYPQGALIERPLIDFEPGLHMDRWLNLWKRARASEEGPLSFETSCVRADGSVLPADVSLSFLRFRDSEYLVVYLTDVTERRRALAALQESEARLQGIAANVPGLVFRLERAPVTGQIDFAYISEGSESLVGYAPAAIAHRDMGLRSLVHPDDRAAYHQTQDQALDTDSDWSWQGRILTRQGEQRWAEIKAITRQLEDGTYVWDGIVWDITESKRIELELAASREQLRELSAHLESVREEEKARIAREVHDELGQMLTVLKLETSMCELAYAQLDPGLNERLNSMKRLIAQLFQLVRDVATALRPPILDAGIASAIEWQARRFEARTQIPCLVQVPDNLPPLSDAKAIGLFRILQEALTNVMRHAQAHTVELTLAQEGDELCLTVSDDGVGFVAAAGRPTSFGLVGMRERVLIMGGQLSLDSEPGEGTTLSVRVPLDEEK
- the murU gene encoding N-acetylmuramate alpha-1-phosphate uridylyltransferase MurU; translated protein: MKAMILAAGKGERMRPLTLTTPKPLVRAAGVPLIEYHLRALAAAGFSEIVINHAWLGQQIEDYLGDGSQFGLSIRYSPEGEPLETGGGIFRALPLLGDEAFLVVNGDIWTDYDFSMLHQPITGLAHLVLADNPAHHPTGDFTLTDGQVRDGQADAATLTYSGIAVLHPQLFDGCTDGAFKLAPLLRKAMAQGQVTGERLKGHWVDVGTHERLAEAESLIEASR
- a CDS encoding TerB family tellurite resistance protein: MLWPGTLIGAGAGFAIASIPGAMLGALLGQALDRRLHLQSWGHLRERLGGRPVLRNDELLFVLLGRLAKSDGRVTDGHIQQARQEMRALDMSEPAQRRAIAAFNRGKSGGDRLRGYLRRLSTQPHAAEGVLRACWRMVWADGRAGSSERELLAQWGKWLGWTTHQIQALAADYEPHKRPIVSAAVSYQDAMRLLGVSATSEPAQIKRAYRRLLSRHHPDKIAGTGATPAQVLEATEKTRELHNAYTLIRERRDFR
- a CDS encoding alpha/beta hydrolase family protein: MLPVSRLAMPALCLSLILPCAFSVEAADPAPAPSAEKPAEEKPVERQPLLERSQEEASALERKVPAQEQQQLQAGSDTFLALWKPANTAEPKGAVIILPSVGETADWPQVVGPLRRKLPDAQWNTLSITLPDLQSDTIAPRVIEAPAAAKTADSGSKDATTAQPIEQAAGGEAEVADKVVAETAEEQSKADAERIFARIDAAIGYAEQQGARSIVVLGHGTGAYWAARFLNEKQTAQVEKLLMVAAQMPTKATPELAELTPLLKLPTADIFYMDKPQDRNAALERLQASKRLKTTAFSQVALKALPDNKAEQEQLFRRVRGWLNPQTPD
- a CDS encoding aminoglycoside phosphotransferase family protein codes for the protein MPDQDVRLQHLKVWLDEQLAILFADQGWGAVPPATLTAASSDASFRRYFRWEGAGRSFVVMDAPPPQENCKPFVDIAFLLAKSGINVPKIYAQDLDRGFLLLNDLGNKTYLDVINGENAELLFSDALQALLAFQQLPMVAPLPSYDVALLRRELELFPEWYVKRELGIEFDAAQQQQWQQVSDLLINSALAQPKVLVHRDYMPRNLMLSEPNPGVLDFQDAVYGPVTYDVTCLFKDAFLSWPEERVRGWLESYWRQATALNIPVQPDFEDFLRASDLMGVQRHLKVIGIFARICHRDGKPRYLADVPRFFSYIDAVIARRPELAELQALLGSLRAGVTA